One genomic segment of Mytilus trossulus isolate FHL-02 chromosome 4, PNRI_Mtr1.1.1.hap1, whole genome shotgun sequence includes these proteins:
- the LOC134716379 gene encoding keratin-associated protein 19-2-like gives MRVALVVLVLASMAGSLLAAGYGKGYGGYSGGYGGVYSNGGGNYGYGGGNYGYGGGNAGYGGYGGKGYSGYGGKGYGGYGGYSYGGYGGQGYSGYGGQSYGGYGGHGKGMGYNNLATYIPTPVEVPIQYNFQQPNSVNYNWLWVGLGVLGLALAIRND, from the coding sequence ATGCGGGTCGCCCTTGTCGTTCTGGTTCTCGCCTCTATGGCGGGAAGTTTATTAGCAGCAGGGTATGGAAAAGGTTATGGCGGATATAGTGGTGGCTATGGGGGTGTATACAGCAACGGTGGTGGTAATTATGGTTACGGCGGTGGTAACTATGGTTACGGGGGCGGAAACGCTGGATACGGTGGTTATGGCGGTAAAGGCTATAGTGGTTATGGTGGTAAGGGGTATGGTGGTTATGGCGGTTACAGTTATGGCGGCTACGGTGGCCAAGGGTATAGTGGTTATGGTGGTCAGAGCTATGGTGGTTACGGCGGTCATGGAAAGGGAATGGGATATAATAATCTAGCAACTTATATCCCTACCCCAGTGGAAGTTCCAATCCAGTATAATTTCCAACAACCGAATTCTGTGAATTATAACTGGCTGTGGG